From one Microbacterium aurum genomic stretch:
- a CDS encoding HNH endonuclease signature motif containing protein, which yields MKAFDEPETPQYRARLTALVDGIVERRRQIARLQAEEAELLRDAQGLALERMDAPSAHPDRPGDIPLRSIAAEIGAATVQSDRTVQTRMSDAAILVELFPATLAALSDGRISRAHATVIADAGLPIADNDARAAYEAAVIPLAATETPGRLRPAARRLADRFHPLPLDERHRAARRERRLWTTTLDDGMAELGLIGPAHLIHGIYDRATQFATSILDAERHPDTGDQLDGLEAEPTPDRRTLDQVRADVACDLLLTGQPAAAPESTSPVRARIQVTIPVRSLIGDDDEPAHLSGYGPIGAATARCLAADAPGWDRLFTDPDTSALQLVDRYRPSEAQRRMLKARDEHCRFPGCRQPTDRCDVDHTIARAHDGPTTVWNLGHFCRRHHLLKHHSAWRVRQRPDGILEWTSPSAGSTTIALRAPSLSHRHRSDRRRGRQ from the coding sequence ATGAAAGCCTTCGACGAACCCGAGACGCCGCAGTATCGCGCGCGCCTCACCGCGCTCGTCGACGGCATCGTCGAACGGCGACGCCAGATCGCGAGACTTCAGGCTGAAGAGGCAGAGCTGCTCCGCGATGCCCAAGGCCTCGCCCTCGAGCGCATGGACGCGCCGAGCGCGCACCCCGACCGTCCCGGCGACATCCCACTGCGCTCCATCGCCGCCGAGATCGGCGCCGCCACCGTCCAGTCCGACCGCACCGTCCAGACGCGCATGAGCGACGCCGCCATCCTCGTCGAACTCTTCCCCGCGACGCTCGCGGCGCTCAGCGACGGACGGATCAGCCGGGCCCATGCCACGGTCATCGCCGACGCCGGCCTCCCCATCGCCGACAACGACGCGCGTGCCGCATACGAAGCCGCCGTCATCCCCCTCGCCGCGACCGAGACCCCGGGTCGCCTGCGCCCCGCCGCACGTCGCCTCGCCGATCGGTTCCACCCGCTCCCGCTCGACGAGCGCCACCGCGCGGCGCGCCGTGAGCGTCGGCTGTGGACGACCACGCTCGACGACGGCATGGCGGAGCTCGGCCTCATCGGGCCCGCGCACCTCATCCACGGCATCTACGACCGGGCGACCCAATTCGCCACGTCGATCCTCGACGCCGAACGGCACCCCGACACCGGCGACCAGCTCGACGGGCTCGAGGCCGAGCCGACGCCCGACCGACGGACCCTCGACCAGGTCCGCGCCGATGTCGCGTGCGACCTCCTGCTCACCGGTCAGCCTGCCGCCGCCCCCGAGAGCACCTCTCCCGTCCGCGCTCGCATCCAGGTCACCATCCCGGTACGCTCCCTGATCGGCGACGACGACGAGCCCGCGCACCTCTCCGGCTACGGCCCGATCGGCGCCGCGACCGCGCGGTGCCTTGCCGCCGACGCGCCCGGCTGGGATCGACTGTTCACCGACCCCGATACCAGCGCCCTGCAGCTCGTCGACCGCTACCGACCCAGCGAAGCCCAGCGGCGGATGCTGAAAGCACGCGACGAACACTGCCGTTTCCCCGGATGCCGGCAACCCACCGACCGGTGCGACGTCGACCACACGATCGCCCGCGCGCACGACGGACCCACCACGGTATGGAACCTCGGCCACTTCTGCCGACGACATCACCTGCTCAAACACCACTCCGCGTGGCGCGTCCGACAGCGTCCCGACGGCATCCTCGAATGGACCAGCCCCTCGGCCGGGTCTACGACGATCGCCCTGCGCGCACCCTCACTTTCGCACCGGCACCGTTCTGATCGACGCCGCGGGAGACAATGA
- a CDS encoding TnsA-like heteromeric transposase endonuclease subunit: MTLTQDWLAAIDGTNALAATIEFSRHGIVQHADPVDAAHVMFEDADPVREFPSWPGKRNFEGKLWMASTSRHVPFESFWERSFLTTLDRTGDVVGVSSQPMWIRWRSPKRSHAPDYFVRRSDGSALLVDVKPIELIKPEDSMKFELTRRLAAALGWSYLVFDQLPGATQANLRFLLRYREPAWLEGVDIAALGLTGRMSLGSLAAALSGAAHSGVGAAYALVWSGVAVADLQRPLSMTTVVDLGAAS, from the coding sequence GTGACCTTGACCCAAGACTGGCTCGCCGCGATCGACGGGACGAACGCACTCGCGGCCACGATCGAGTTCTCCAGACACGGCATCGTCCAGCACGCAGACCCCGTCGACGCGGCGCACGTGATGTTCGAGGATGCGGATCCTGTACGCGAGTTCCCGTCGTGGCCGGGTAAGCGCAACTTCGAGGGCAAGCTGTGGATGGCCTCGACGAGCCGGCACGTTCCGTTCGAGTCGTTCTGGGAACGCTCGTTCCTGACCACGCTGGACCGGACGGGGGATGTCGTCGGGGTGTCGAGCCAGCCGATGTGGATCCGCTGGCGGTCACCGAAGCGCTCCCACGCACCCGACTACTTCGTGCGCCGCTCCGATGGGAGCGCGCTGCTCGTCGACGTGAAGCCGATCGAACTGATCAAGCCCGAGGACAGCATGAAGTTCGAACTCACCCGGCGCCTTGCCGCCGCACTGGGATGGTCCTATCTCGTCTTCGATCAGCTTCCCGGCGCCACCCAGGCGAACCTGCGCTTCCTGCTTCGGTACCGCGAGCCTGCGTGGCTGGAGGGCGTCGACATCGCCGCGCTCGGGCTCACCGGCCGGATGAGTCTGGGCTCGCTCGCGGCGGCCCTCAGTGGCGCCGCTCACTCCGGCGTCGGTGCCGCATATGCGCTCGTATGGAGCGGAGTTGCCGTGGCGGATCTACAGCGTCCCCTGTCGATGACGACCGTCGTCGACCTCGGAGCGGCATCATGA
- a CDS encoding DDE-type integrase/transposase/recombinase: MTIHPGDIIRWQGGSHQVVAIRPTYLTLRAVDGDGYDVEVLAADLQHEAEPAAPASLRSLLDLRSLQDLDARDRKIVDVWLEELARFDKLVATGVTKPAARQQVIDSVNRRLGTDYSPVKVSRQQRALEVFGVSGLLDRRRHGLADIPGRSYDERLIDAILTVQAGQERKSTGTGTRLIWLVRRELDDRFGEGVVPMPSRATMYRLLNELDAGKHTLGTARARRTTANQPDHMHGVRSGVRPGEQVLIDTTPMEILVECDGEPVRPDLTLLLCEASRSVLSGIVTVGSRSIDLVVVLARALVPYASRPDGVRANRRQVSEAWTGTDGLVVERFEAMRDAQPYVFPESITTDRGASYVSRHFSDACRTLGISLTVNAEYSPTQKAKIERMFRTIKDMFTQYAIAFLGQSTDMRGDEIIATSQLLTLEQLQELFEDWVAVTWQNRPHKALRDPRNPRLMLTPNQMVAAYREIAPELQVPLTAEKYIALLPTEWRVINHYGVDIDLRVYDSTELGPLRKKRSPHHRQQGRWPFHVDPYNPMTVWLELGDQFLPMDWRSPYSGAPMADEVWRVARAQAAARGESEPSTDDLNEVMRRFMYKGNVPPTKRQKKRSVSARTDPLAITHQLPHIAPGGPPRGELTAADDDGDKEPNAVASKPAWPVAAPFGMTRSPDEA; this comes from the coding sequence ATGACCATTCACCCGGGCGACATCATCCGGTGGCAGGGCGGAAGCCACCAGGTCGTCGCGATCCGACCCACCTACCTGACCCTGCGCGCCGTCGACGGCGACGGATACGACGTGGAGGTTCTCGCCGCCGATCTGCAACATGAGGCGGAACCTGCCGCACCGGCATCGCTCCGCTCACTGCTGGACCTGCGCAGCCTGCAAGACCTCGACGCGCGCGACCGCAAGATCGTCGACGTGTGGCTGGAGGAACTCGCCCGGTTCGACAAGCTCGTGGCGACAGGCGTGACCAAGCCCGCAGCGCGGCAGCAAGTCATCGACAGCGTCAACCGTCGTCTCGGAACCGACTACAGCCCCGTCAAGGTCTCGCGGCAACAACGCGCGCTCGAAGTGTTCGGGGTCAGCGGACTTCTCGATCGACGTCGCCACGGTCTGGCCGACATACCCGGGCGCTCCTACGACGAGCGCCTCATCGACGCGATCCTGACTGTCCAGGCCGGCCAGGAGCGGAAATCCACGGGCACCGGGACGCGACTGATCTGGCTCGTCCGCAGAGAGCTGGACGACCGCTTCGGCGAGGGCGTCGTGCCGATGCCGAGCCGCGCAACGATGTACCGGCTCCTGAACGAGCTCGATGCCGGCAAGCACACGCTGGGGACTGCCCGTGCCCGTCGCACGACGGCTAACCAACCGGATCACATGCACGGGGTCCGGTCGGGGGTGCGACCTGGTGAGCAGGTGCTCATAGACACGACGCCGATGGAGATCCTCGTCGAATGCGACGGTGAACCCGTCCGCCCCGATCTCACCTTGTTGCTGTGCGAGGCATCCCGGTCGGTGCTCTCCGGCATCGTCACCGTCGGCTCCCGCAGCATCGACCTGGTGGTGGTCCTCGCCCGCGCTCTCGTGCCGTACGCGTCCCGCCCCGACGGGGTGCGCGCGAACCGCCGTCAGGTATCTGAGGCATGGACCGGCACAGACGGACTCGTCGTCGAACGGTTCGAGGCGATGCGTGACGCGCAGCCGTACGTCTTCCCGGAGTCGATCACGACCGACCGTGGCGCGTCGTACGTGTCCCGGCACTTCTCGGATGCGTGCCGGACGTTGGGGATCTCACTCACCGTCAACGCCGAGTACTCGCCGACGCAGAAGGCGAAGATCGAGCGGATGTTCCGCACCATCAAGGACATGTTCACCCAGTACGCGATCGCGTTCCTCGGGCAGAGCACCGATATGCGCGGCGACGAGATCATTGCGACGAGTCAGCTGCTCACCCTCGAGCAGCTGCAGGAGCTGTTCGAAGACTGGGTTGCAGTGACCTGGCAGAACCGACCCCATAAGGCGCTGCGAGACCCCCGCAATCCTCGGCTGATGCTGACGCCGAACCAGATGGTCGCCGCGTACCGGGAGATCGCGCCAGAGTTGCAAGTCCCGCTGACGGCCGAGAAGTACATCGCGCTTCTCCCCACCGAGTGGCGGGTGATCAACCACTACGGCGTCGACATCGACCTGCGCGTCTACGACTCCACAGAACTCGGCCCGCTGCGGAAGAAGCGGTCACCGCATCATCGGCAGCAGGGCAGGTGGCCGTTCCACGTCGACCCATACAACCCGATGACGGTATGGCTGGAACTCGGCGACCAGTTCCTCCCGATGGACTGGCGATCTCCGTACAGCGGTGCTCCGATGGCCGACGAAGTGTGGCGGGTCGCCCGCGCACAAGCAGCCGCCCGCGGCGAGAGCGAGCCGAGCACCGACGACCTCAACGAAGTGATGCGCCGGTTCATGTACAAAGGCAACGTCCCTCCGACGAAGCGGCAGAAGAAGCGTTCCGTAAGCGCACGGACGGACCCGCTGGCGATCACCCACCAACTCCCACACATCGCCCCCGGAGGTCCACCGCGCGGCGAGCTAACGGCTGCAGACGACGACGGCGACAAGGAACCCAATGCGGTCGCATCGAAGCCGGCGTGGCCGGTCGCCGCACCGTTCGGGATGACCCGGTCGCCGGATGAGGCATGA
- a CDS encoding TniB family NTP-binding protein, with translation MSAMFDDLLGDFDFDAPSTDFDYATKEGWREFVEFVAQRPLSITLAEYDAMDSSERALFNIARERYMTLGARVATPSLRQVAIAIRHAMTDNRSPDASRSGVIISGRPGLGKTTAVQEFGRAFERARRQRAGSTPRNLIPVAYVPVPTHATAKTMITKLADFYAIPYSRNANYEILLSRVSHVMRECRTELVIIDDIHRLDLHYRGNEQVADALKELSERCPGTMVYAGVDVARNGLFWGSRGEQIMARFELVKFDTYGTGETADAAVWGRILVDLEDSLCLISQPDAEILTVAAELRDLSRGSIGRVARAIRRGARRAIEQHTERLDLDDVLTSLAKIREAEGWIEEEENRPSPRPKRGRPARAK, from the coding sequence ATGAGCGCGATGTTCGATGACCTGCTGGGAGACTTCGACTTCGACGCCCCGTCCACCGACTTCGACTACGCGACCAAGGAAGGGTGGCGCGAGTTCGTCGAGTTCGTCGCCCAACGGCCACTCTCGATAACCCTGGCCGAGTACGACGCGATGGACTCCTCGGAGCGTGCGCTATTCAACATCGCACGCGAAAGGTACATGACCCTCGGCGCCCGGGTCGCAACCCCATCGCTACGGCAGGTCGCGATCGCGATCCGCCACGCCATGACCGACAACCGCTCCCCGGACGCCAGCAGGTCCGGGGTGATCATCTCCGGCCGGCCAGGTCTCGGGAAGACCACCGCCGTCCAGGAGTTCGGGCGCGCATTCGAGCGAGCCCGACGGCAACGTGCCGGCAGCACGCCGCGCAACCTGATCCCCGTCGCCTATGTACCCGTACCCACGCACGCGACGGCGAAGACCATGATCACCAAGCTCGCCGACTTCTACGCCATCCCGTACTCCCGCAACGCGAACTACGAGATCCTCCTCAGCCGCGTGAGCCATGTGATGCGCGAATGCCGCACGGAACTCGTGATCATCGACGACATCCACCGGCTGGACCTGCACTACCGCGGCAACGAACAAGTCGCCGACGCGCTCAAGGAGCTGTCCGAACGGTGTCCCGGCACGATGGTCTACGCCGGGGTCGACGTCGCCCGCAACGGCCTGTTCTGGGGCTCCCGCGGCGAGCAGATCATGGCCCGATTCGAGCTGGTCAAGTTCGACACCTACGGGACTGGCGAGACCGCTGATGCCGCGGTGTGGGGACGAATCCTCGTCGACCTCGAAGACTCACTGTGTCTGATCTCGCAACCTGACGCGGAGATCCTCACCGTCGCTGCCGAACTCCGCGACCTATCCCGCGGTTCCATCGGCCGCGTCGCCAGAGCCATCCGCCGCGGAGCGCGCCGCGCCATCGAGCAACACACCGAACGGCTCGACCTCGACGACGTACTCACATCACTGGCGAAAATCCGTGAGGCAGAAGGGTGGATCGAGGAAGAAGAGAACCGGCCCTCACCACGGCCCAAACGAGGCCGGCCCGCTCGCGCGAAATGA
- a CDS encoding PadR family transcriptional regulator, with product MSVKFALLALLSRGPSTAYQLRKDFDATTSQTWPLNIGQVSTTLQRLRRDGLVAQVSTGRDHDRLVGGSGDEHGTVTEPWQLTAEGHAELDSWWQRPVSRQHRGRDELVVKLALAVIVPGVDVTALVQAQRAAVQRLLHDVTRVRREVDAADVTARLVLDSHIFQSEAELRWLDAVEETVARASELPSRGALSMVAPARVLR from the coding sequence ATGTCAGTGAAGTTCGCGCTCTTGGCTTTGCTTTCGAGAGGACCGTCGACGGCGTACCAGTTGCGAAAAGACTTCGATGCGACGACAAGTCAGACCTGGCCGCTTAACATCGGTCAGGTCTCAACGACGCTGCAGCGGCTGCGTCGAGATGGACTGGTTGCTCAGGTAAGCACAGGCAGAGATCACGACCGGCTTGTCGGCGGTAGCGGCGACGAGCACGGTACGGTCACAGAGCCGTGGCAGCTCACCGCTGAAGGGCACGCGGAGCTCGATTCGTGGTGGCAACGCCCGGTATCTCGGCAGCATCGGGGGCGGGACGAACTGGTCGTAAAGCTGGCACTGGCGGTCATCGTCCCGGGCGTAGATGTCACAGCACTCGTGCAGGCGCAGCGCGCGGCTGTGCAGCGTTTGCTGCACGACGTCACTCGGGTGCGACGTGAGGTAGATGCCGCGGATGTGACCGCCCGGCTGGTGCTGGACAGCCACATCTTCCAGTCCGAGGCGGAGTTGCGATGGCTCGATGCGGTCGAGGAGACAGTCGCCCGCGCCAGTGAGCTCCCGTCCCGCGGTGCGTTGTCGATGGTCGCGCCCGCGCGGGTCCTCCGGTGA
- a CDS encoding ABC transporter ATP-binding protein, which yields MAGSVLDLRSVERVHGVGPTEVRALSGLDLRVDAGEFVAVMGPSGSGKSTLLQLAGGLDAPTSGQVVVAGADLSGMSVTQRAVLRRRQVGYVFQDFNLLPALTAAENVAFPLELDGISSRRARRAAREVLAEVGVIELADRRPEEMSGGQAQRVAIARALVGSRTLILADEPTGALDQATGTGILQLLRDRADRGAAVLMVTHEARFAAWADRTVFLRDGRVAGQTGPSDADVLLTADVSDGQQ from the coding sequence ATGGCAGGTAGCGTGCTCGATCTGCGCTCCGTTGAGAGGGTGCACGGCGTGGGGCCGACCGAGGTGCGCGCGCTGTCAGGCCTGGACCTGCGCGTGGATGCGGGCGAGTTTGTTGCCGTGATGGGGCCGTCGGGTTCGGGAAAGTCGACCCTGCTGCAGCTCGCGGGTGGCCTGGACGCGCCGACGTCGGGCCAGGTGGTCGTCGCCGGAGCCGATCTTTCGGGAATGTCGGTGACGCAGCGGGCGGTGCTGCGTCGACGCCAGGTGGGCTACGTGTTCCAGGACTTCAATCTGCTGCCTGCGTTGACCGCGGCGGAGAATGTCGCGTTCCCGCTGGAGTTGGATGGGATCTCTTCTCGGCGCGCGCGACGCGCGGCCCGGGAGGTGCTTGCGGAGGTCGGGGTCATCGAGTTGGCCGACCGCAGACCGGAGGAGATGTCGGGCGGGCAGGCGCAACGCGTCGCCATCGCGCGGGCACTCGTGGGGTCGCGCACGCTGATTCTCGCTGATGAGCCGACCGGGGCGCTCGACCAGGCGACCGGCACCGGGATCCTGCAGCTGCTCCGCGATCGCGCTGATCGTGGAGCGGCGGTGTTGATGGTCACTCACGAGGCTCGCTTCGCGGCCTGGGCGGACCGGACGGTGTTCCTGCGCGACGGGCGGGTTGCCGGGCAGACGGGCCCATCTGATGCCGATGTGCTGCTCACCGCGGATGTCTCCGATGGCCAGCAGTAG
- a CDS encoding FtsX-like permease family protein gives MRTVLATLVVALPVTALVAGTALTQSGPPSRDRALEDIPDGVQAVVTATAITRDGSVFPQLPEGAPGTWIDDLEQVPASHDELAALLPEEDRLLAFWNSPTLLVTTGLNVAPGDQSEAGAGVEGVALAEVTSAVLQEAEQEALPFLLPSLSAGAAPADATEVVITTALGARLGIGVGDTLTWVAPPFNGWYSTGGRIGEVIQDSQRAYRVSGLVDDTALRGWAIDGWISAMAKADPAGVDGHWLVVGDEPVTWDIAQHLNELQAFAVSRNVLENYPSADELYPVEVDTATAVTQAATTLLTGILGAALALLLVTPAFAVSAEQSRRTLGMAAAAGAAPADLRRTLTAQGLGIGLAGGLLGVALGAAAAVTAVTVLGVGPEVADPTGRFPWKVAVAAIFVAVVVGIVATLGPARRAARLPVVDALKDLPAQSRRQSRRVITAVAGLVLLIAAAVAGAAALTGAAPSGGYVASGTVPVSSALPLAMLVLCLLLAVAGLLVTVRALLSLASRAAGRLPAVWRLAVRDAADHRSRFLPAASAVLVAVAAASFLTVTTGSSVANQRDQTGEMVAAGHLVLGVQVPVSEGFDRLVLADAIDTLADELPVTGNVAIRTTDSDGRLHLGLLPAEGAQCPDGEEPDTASATRPGTSVTCVPYERAYVPGLSVAWWGGTDVYVLDGDALRASGLSGSEEAAAVLDAGGVVVNNAARIGADGTARIAVSTERAPTEADADRIVSLDAVFLRGFAPPLTISADAAQALGIDSFEYVGEYVTTSRPLTLSEIAAARSLLDERTSLVWIGEAQNPRPWGRDDALLPILALTLLATLATAITLTLARSQGARDAATMHAVGATNGFLRQYGLVQAGVVLLTGIPLGIITGIALGTLQIEWNRRAQSGGAWLDTIPLWGVQAGIVLAVVIPALAVALIAARPPRGLVRRPTD, from the coding sequence GTGCGCACAGTGCTAGCCACGCTCGTCGTCGCCCTGCCGGTGACCGCGCTGGTCGCAGGAACAGCACTGACGCAATCGGGGCCGCCCAGCCGTGATAGGGCACTGGAAGATATCCCGGATGGCGTGCAGGCCGTGGTTACGGCGACGGCAATCACGCGCGACGGATCGGTCTTCCCGCAACTTCCCGAAGGTGCCCCGGGGACATGGATCGATGACCTTGAGCAGGTGCCCGCGTCGCACGACGAGCTGGCGGCGCTGCTCCCGGAAGAAGATCGGCTGCTGGCGTTCTGGAACTCACCAACGTTGCTCGTCACGACCGGACTGAACGTTGCGCCGGGTGATCAATCCGAGGCTGGCGCTGGAGTGGAGGGCGTCGCCCTCGCCGAGGTCACTTCCGCCGTCCTGCAAGAGGCGGAGCAAGAGGCCTTGCCGTTCTTACTCCCCTCCCTGTCGGCGGGGGCTGCCCCGGCGGACGCGACGGAGGTCGTCATCACGACTGCGCTCGGCGCGCGCCTCGGCATCGGCGTGGGCGACACTCTGACCTGGGTCGCACCCCCGTTTAACGGCTGGTATAGCACCGGCGGTCGCATCGGCGAAGTGATCCAGGACTCGCAGCGCGCCTACCGTGTCTCGGGCCTCGTCGACGACACCGCGCTACGGGGCTGGGCAATCGACGGATGGATCTCCGCGATGGCCAAGGCCGACCCGGCCGGGGTCGACGGACACTGGCTCGTCGTCGGCGACGAACCAGTGACCTGGGACATCGCTCAGCACCTAAATGAACTGCAGGCCTTCGCCGTGTCGCGGAATGTGCTCGAGAACTACCCGAGCGCCGACGAGCTCTACCCCGTGGAAGTAGACACGGCCACGGCAGTCACCCAGGCCGCAACGACACTGCTGACAGGCATCCTCGGAGCGGCCCTCGCACTGCTGTTGGTCACTCCCGCGTTCGCCGTGTCGGCCGAGCAGTCTCGCCGCACGCTCGGCATGGCCGCAGCGGCAGGAGCGGCCCCCGCCGACCTGCGGCGAACGCTCACGGCGCAGGGCCTGGGTATCGGTCTCGCCGGGGGGCTGCTCGGCGTCGCACTCGGCGCCGCAGCAGCCGTCACCGCAGTCACAGTGCTCGGGGTCGGTCCCGAGGTCGCCGATCCGACCGGCCGCTTCCCCTGGAAGGTCGCCGTCGCCGCCATCTTCGTCGCCGTAGTCGTCGGCATCGTCGCAACGCTCGGGCCAGCGCGCCGCGCTGCGCGGCTTCCGGTGGTCGACGCTCTCAAGGACCTCCCTGCGCAGTCGCGTCGACAAAGCCGGCGCGTCATCACTGCGGTGGCAGGGCTGGTGCTGCTCATCGCTGCGGCCGTCGCCGGGGCAGCGGCACTGACCGGCGCCGCCCCCAGCGGCGGGTACGTTGCGTCGGGCACGGTGCCCGTCTCCTCGGCGCTACCGCTCGCGATGCTGGTGCTGTGCCTGTTGCTCGCGGTCGCGGGCCTGCTGGTCACCGTCCGTGCACTCCTCAGCCTTGCCTCACGAGCCGCTGGCCGCCTGCCCGCCGTCTGGCGTCTCGCCGTACGCGATGCCGCTGACCACCGCTCGCGGTTCCTGCCCGCCGCCAGCGCCGTGCTCGTCGCGGTGGCCGCAGCATCCTTCCTCACCGTCACGACGGGCTCGTCGGTTGCGAACCAGCGAGACCAGACCGGTGAGATGGTCGCCGCTGGCCACCTCGTCCTCGGCGTCCAGGTACCCGTCAGCGAAGGGTTCGATCGCCTCGTGCTCGCCGACGCGATTGACACGCTCGCCGACGAGCTACCCGTCACCGGCAACGTCGCAATCCGCACCACCGACAGCGACGGCAGACTCCATCTCGGCCTCCTGCCCGCCGAGGGCGCGCAGTGCCCCGACGGTGAGGAACCCGACACCGCTTCCGCAACCAGGCCCGGCACCTCCGTGACGTGCGTGCCCTACGAACGTGCCTACGTTCCCGGACTGTCCGTGGCATGGTGGGGCGGCACCGATGTGTACGTCCTCGACGGCGATGCACTGCGCGCATCCGGGCTGTCCGGCTCTGAGGAGGCCGCGGCAGTGCTCGACGCCGGCGGCGTCGTTGTCAACAACGCCGCTCGGATCGGTGCTGACGGTACCGCCCGCATCGCCGTCAGCACCGAGCGTGCACCTACCGAAGCGGACGCGGATCGGATTGTGTCCTTGGACGCCGTCTTCTTGCGCGGCTTCGCGCCCCCGCTCACGATCTCGGCCGACGCTGCTCAGGCGCTCGGCATCGACTCCTTCGAGTACGTCGGTGAGTACGTCACCACCTCCCGGCCACTCACCTTGAGCGAGATCGCCGCCGCCCGCTCCCTACTCGACGAGCGCACCTCGCTGGTCTGGATCGGCGAAGCACAGAACCCGCGCCCGTGGGGACGCGACGACGCGCTGCTCCCGATCCTCGCCCTCACGCTCCTCGCGACCCTCGCGACTGCGATCACCCTCACCCTCGCCCGGTCACAGGGCGCCAGGGACGCCGCAACCATGCACGCCGTCGGCGCCACCAACGGCTTCCTCCGCCAGTACGGCCTCGTGCAGGCCGGAGTGGTGCTGCTCACGGGCATACCACTCGGGATCATCACCGGCATCGCCCTCGGTACCCTCCAGATCGAATGGAATCGGCGCGCGCAGTCCGGCGGTGCTTGGCTCGACACCATTCCCCTCTGGGGCGTGCAGGCGGGCATCGTGCTCGCCGTCGTCATCCCCGCCCTCGCTGTCGCGCTCATCGCAGCCCGGCCGCCGCGGGGGCTCGTGCGCCGACCCACCGACTGA
- a CDS encoding DUF488 domain-containing protein — protein sequence MIGIGYEGLSVDQLVARLQADGVEVLVDVRMTPLSRKPGFSKRALSEALSAAGIRYLHDRRLGNPKDNRAAYADASSDAGATARARYREIISSGDGAAAVRDLAALAEERAVAVLCFEADQAHCHREQVIAAVAGSAVLV from the coding sequence GTGATCGGCATCGGATATGAGGGCCTCAGCGTCGACCAGTTGGTCGCACGCCTGCAGGCTGATGGCGTTGAAGTGCTCGTAGATGTCAGGATGACGCCCTTGTCTCGCAAGCCGGGCTTCTCCAAGCGCGCCCTCTCGGAGGCGCTGTCGGCGGCGGGAATTCGCTACCTTCACGACCGCAGGCTCGGCAACCCGAAGGACAACCGAGCGGCTTATGCCGACGCTTCGTCAGATGCCGGCGCAACGGCACGGGCGCGCTACCGCGAGATCATCAGCAGCGGCGACGGCGCCGCCGCTGTTCGCGACTTGGCGGCTCTCGCTGAGGAGCGTGCCGTAGCCGTGCTGTGCTTCGAAGCCGACCAGGCTCACTGTCACCGCGAGCAGGTCATCGCCGCCGTGGCGGGCTCAGCCGTCCTGGTCTAG
- a CDS encoding type II toxin-antitoxin system VapC family toxin → MARLILDTNALIQLDRHGTGVWQIAESDDLAIAAITLAELRHGVLASDERRRSARELFVDDVEEAIEVLSYTTSTAEEHAVLLDHVRQRGRPRGAHDLIIAAHARQSGRLLISRDARARFRDLPGVEIRA, encoded by the coding sequence GTGGCGCGACTGATCCTCGACACGAACGCCCTCATCCAGCTCGATCGGCACGGGACCGGCGTCTGGCAGATCGCTGAGTCCGACGACCTCGCGATCGCAGCGATCACCCTCGCCGAACTCCGTCACGGCGTGCTCGCCTCGGATGAGCGCCGCCGGTCAGCGCGCGAATTATTCGTCGACGACGTCGAGGAGGCGATCGAGGTGCTCTCCTACACGACGTCGACCGCCGAGGAGCACGCCGTGCTGCTCGATCACGTGAGGCAGCGCGGGCGCCCACGGGGCGCGCATGACCTCATCATCGCCGCACACGCCCGGCAGTCGGGCCGCCTACTCATCTCCCGGGATGCCAGAGCACGTTTCAGAGATCTGCCCGGCGTCGAGATTCGCGCGTGA
- a CDS encoding type II toxin-antitoxin system Phd/YefM family antitoxin, which produces MATITARDASRGFSALLDRIERDGEEFTIVRDGRVVARIMPAAARTVGSFLQRRAGHLALDDDFAADAESARDILTPDNGDPWRD; this is translated from the coding sequence ATGGCAACCATCACCGCGAGAGACGCTTCCCGAGGGTTCTCCGCGTTGCTCGATCGGATCGAACGCGACGGCGAGGAGTTCACGATCGTCCGCGATGGCCGCGTCGTCGCGCGGATCATGCCTGCTGCCGCCCGAACCGTCGGGAGTTTTCTCCAGCGGCGCGCCGGACACCTGGCTCTCGATGACGACTTCGCCGCCGATGCGGAGAGTGCCCGCGACATACTCACCCCGGACAACGGGGACCCGTGGCGCGACTGA